ACCTGAACATACAATCAACCACCAGAACTCGGTTGGCATCTGCAACACATCTCGCCAGACATCGAACAGGAACGGACTGAAAATAACCATGCCGCAGGCTGTGGCCCACATATAAAAAGATACGCTGGTGCCCGAGCGTTTTCCGATTGAATTCCAGCCGGCATGTAATAATGTGGAAATCAGAATCAGACCAATGGCCATTGCACTCAAGGCTTTTCTCCTAATGCCAGACGGCGGGTAATATCTTCCAGGCAGCTTATTGCGTCAGCGATTGTATCAACCACATAATGCGCGCCTCCCTGACGGAATTTTTTGTACGCAGGCTGACGATATTTATCCTGTTCTTCCGCTGACAGTGCCTGCCATTTCTCAAGGCTCAGGCCTACTTCGTTACCACTACACGCCAGTGCAATGGTCCACATACCGGCATTCAGGCCTTCATCAATGCCTGGCTGGGTATCATCAATTTTTACACAGGCGGCAAGGTTTTCGACGCCAAGCTGCATAGCATTGGTCAAACTCATATAAGGATAAGGCCGGCCTTTACTGACTTGTGTAGCACACACCATGCTCTGCGGACTGTAACCCTGCTCTGCAGCGCGCTCCAGCAACCCAGACACCATTAAGTCCGCATAACCGGTATTCGCACCAATGCGAACATTGCGCTGTTCTGCCCAGAGAAGTAAATCTGTCACGCCTGGAATAAGCACTGATGTTGCAGCAATCGCCTCAATTTGCATTGGCACAAAGTCTTCGAACATAGTGTCGATATCATTACTGTCCGGCAGTTTTCCAAACTGTGCCTGCCAGGCATTCCGAATACGGGGCAGCTCACACAACTGACGAATATGTTCACGCTTCTCCGCTCCCATAGGCCCCCGTGCTTCTGTTTCACTGATATCAATACAACGACTGGCAAACAGGCGCTGAAACCCTTCTATAGGTGCCCGTGAACCAAAATCTACAGTGGTGCCCGCCCAGTCCATGATAATGGCCTGAACCGGTCCGATATACTGACGGGAATAACGATACATTCTCACCTCATCATGGCGCATTCGGCCATAAGCTGCGTGTGATTACTGAAGCAAGAATTATACAGGAAGGAAATAACATCACAATCTGGTATAGACCAGGTTAGAATTCTAAATAAATATTATCTGGTACTTAAGTCACCTTAAGCACCAGACAAAGGAACATTAAGCATGACGCCAGCGCTGACTGCGTGATAACAGCTCTTTACTGATCAGCCAGTGGCCACTCTTCACACCCAGCGCTGTAAACATAAGTAATACTGCCATTGCTGCTGCCGGCGCGGTATCCCCCGCTTCATCCATATTAATAACCGCAACCGATGCCAGAGTTGTATCAGCCGAATAAAGAAATACAACAGCAGAGACGGTCGTCATTGCATTGACGAACAGATACACCGATATATCCAGCACAGCAGGTAAACATAATGGCAAAGTTACCCGTCTGAAAGTGGTATAAAAAGGCACTTTCAGCGATGCAGAAACCGATTCAAACTCGCCATCAATTTGCTTCAGGCTGGTACTGGCTGTCAGGTGACACACAGTATAAAAGTGCACCAGAGTATTCAGCACCAAAATAGCCAACGTGCCGTATATAAAGTTCAGCGGATTATCCGGCGAGTTAAAGAAGAAGATATAGGATAAACCCAATACCATTCCAGGTACGGCCATCGGTAGCATTGCCAGAAACTGCATCGTTTTTCGCAACATCGGCAAGGCTTTAATCTTTTCATTCAGATAAGACAGAATAAAAATAACTGCAGTACCGGTAATCGCG
The DNA window shown above is from Aliamphritea ceti and carries:
- the phnX gene encoding phosphonoacetaldehyde hydrolase, whose translation is MYRYSRQYIGPVQAIIMDWAGTTVDFGSRAPIEGFQRLFASRCIDISETEARGPMGAEKREHIRQLCELPRIRNAWQAQFGKLPDSNDIDTMFEDFVPMQIEAIAATSVLIPGVTDLLLWAEQRNVRIGANTGYADLMVSGLLERAAEQGYSPQSMVCATQVSKGRPYPYMSLTNAMQLGVENLAACVKIDDTQPGIDEGLNAGMWTIALACSGNEVGLSLEKWQALSAEEQDKYRQPAYKKFRQGGAHYVVDTIADAISCLEDITRRLALGEKP